The sequence TATTTCTCTCTAGCAAAGTTTGATTAGGCTTCACAGAGAGATGTCTACTACGAACCACGTCCTTTGGAGAAAGAGCAAAGTCTAAAGATCTGATTAACGCATGTGTCACATAATGGGGAATAAGCCAACCGCCTGGAGAACCAAGTGCCATCACTGGACGATTATTTTGAAAAACAATCATTGGAGACATAGAACTCATTGGTCGTTTATTTGGACCAATACGATTAGCAATAGGTTTTCCCGAAACATTTGATAAAAATGAAAAATCTGTCAACTGGTTATTCAAAACCATACCCCCTGAAATATGTCGACTTCCAAAGACTGTCTCCACTGAAGCAGTATAGCTAGCAACATTTCCATCTCTATCAACTACTACCAAATGAGTCGTCCCTCCACCTGCAGTCCGAGGCTGACTGGCCAAGTCAAGTAACTCACCTCCTTTGGGCCTCCCTGGCAATGGGAAAGCTGTTGCTTTGTTGAGTTTGATCTTGTTAGCTCTTTTCTGAAGATAATTATCCTCTAATAAACCTTCGAGAGGTACCGGCCAATCAATTGGGTCTCCTATCCAGTGAGACCTGTCTGCATCAGCAAATCGTAAGGATTCTGCAAGAAAGTGCCAATAACTTGCCGGCCCATCTAACCCATTTGGCTCTGTTAGTGACTCATATATACCAAGAGCTTGTAAAACTGCAATGCCACCACCACTTGGAGGAGGAATAGTGCAAATTTTCCAAGACCTATAAAGCCGGCACAAAGGCTTACGTTCGTAAACCCGATAATTCTCTAGGTCTCTTGCGGTAATTGTTTGTAGTGGTTTGTCGCGGTTCTGATATTTATCAAGATCTGCTATGAGTCTTTTCGCTATTCCACCCCTATAAAACTCATCAAGACCTCCTGCAGCAAGCTGATTAAGAGTTAATCCCAAATTCTTATTTCGAAAAAGTGAAGTTGCAGACGGAGGAGAACCATCAGGGAAATATAGGGATTGAAAGTTTTCTGCATGTTTGATTCCAATCCGTTTAGCTAACGAGATTGAACGAAGGAAGCGAGGACTAGGTAGAAATCCCTCATAGGCAAGACGAATGCTTGCACTTAAATCAGTCTTCCATGGTAGACGGCCGAATCTCTGATGTCCTTCCCAAAGAAGAGCCGTTGTCCCCGGTACGCCTATAGAAGAGAGACTTTGGCTTGCAGTCAGCCAGGAGACTGGCTTCCCATCTAAATCTAGCCATGTAATTTCAGTAGCTTGAGCCGAAGCAGTTTCTCTACCATCTAGTGCATATAAAAGTTTTTCTTTGTTATCCCAGTACAACAAAAAGCTCCCACCTCCCAATCCGGAACTTTGAGGTTCTACTACAGCCAATACTGTCTGTGCGGTGATGACCGCATCCATAGCAGTACCACCTTTCTCTAAAGTTCTTAGAGCTGCATCACTCGCCAATGGGTTGGCAGTGACAACAACAGCTTGACCACTAGCAGTTGAAACAGTTTTGCCACTGGTCGCCAAACTTTCTGGAGCATCCCAGTTAACTTGTGAACTGATAGGTACAACAAGCGTTACAAGAGGAGCGATCACCCTCATCGTTGTCATCAATACAGTCAAGAGACGCATCGTTAAGAGTCATGCCCAAAACAAATTGGTTGAAATATCATTCCATTCCAAAGTTCTCTTAGATATCTACAAAATCATTATTGGATAGAATGTTCTCCTAACATAGGATCTGCACAAATCTTAAGTCATATGATAAGGAAAACCTTTTTCGGCGTCGTTTACGTATCTGCATGGGTGATGCTATGGGGAACAATTGGCTCACTAATTGATTGGCCATTTTTGAATGCTGAAATTTATTACCCTGAGTCAGCTGGGCAAATCACAACATTTACTGTCACTGCAGTTGTATCTCTAGTAGTTGGAATATGGCTATATCCCAAAGTTTTACATTTAAGCATTGTTGCCAATTTCCTGGCTCTAGATACTGACAAAACCTCGTAGGGATTAATTAAGAAAAGCTATTTCTCTAGGAATTAATTTCTGCGTCAAACTCAGAGCAATTTCCGAATCGTATATATCAAGCAAGTCAACAAAATCTTCAACCTTGTATGAGCATTTATCTGGAGAGGAGTAGCTATTTAGTAGATCTTCATCTGGGACAAAATCCTCATTTCAAGGCAAAAATTTACTATTTCATAAATGCAATCCATCTAATAACAGTCGTTTAAAAGCCAATTGGTGTACAGAGAAAAAATGGTTGCGTACTTAAGCACTAGATATGGTGTTGCATATACATGACAGAATAGAACTCCCCCCATCACCTTGGTCCAGCGGAACTCGAAGGACTTTTTTTTTATTTTTTAAAAGTCAAAGATTGCAATATCAACCTCTGAGATCCTTCTCAAAAGATTTGCAGCAAAACATATTGTCTAGGTAAAGGCGAGTGACCTGCCTTGACTCCACTCCATTCTGAACAAGAAAGCCAGCCAAAGCAGCTTGAATTAATCGGTATTGATCCCAATTTGGGTGCCGCTCTATAAAAGTTGTCATAGCAGCCTGAAGAGGAGCTGGAACCTCCGAAAGGAAACTAACTGACTTTGAATCATTGGCACTCTCACCACTATTCCCCACGGCCTTTGTAATCAATGCTCCCTCTCCGCCTTTGAAATCCACAGCTTGCATCTAGTCCTGCCTCAATTGACTACCAGTTCCTCATATTCATCAAGATCAGTCAAGACGCTTAGATTAATGCTGTCTCGGCAGATCTCAATCTAAGATTAAGTCCTGCACTGGTTTATTGGATAATCAATAAGAAGAGGGAAAGCTTTTAACCATTAAAAACCAATTGCTACGCAACAAAAAGCACTTCTAGCTAATTTCCACATCTTTCAGCTGAAAAAGCAACTTCAAGGCAAAAACTGTGGAAAAGCTGTGGAAAATAATCAATATCGTTGGGGGAATATACATAAACCCATTTAGATAAGGGTTCTTAATCAACCGGAAATTCTCTCAGCGTTCTCAAACGTTTAATTAACTCAAGCAAAGATTGCTATCAATAGAGTTCATCTGAAATCACTTACTAAAACAGGAGGGCTTATGCAACTGATTGCCCGCTACCAAAATTCAGGTTTCGAAGCAGTCGCGGATGGCGTTATGGGCTTCTTTGATGAAAGAAAAGACTTGCAACGACGAGGAGTGGCATTTAATGATGGTTCAGAACCTGAAGCTCCTCCAGCAAAAATTTCCACAGACATCAGTCTTGTAGCC comes from Prochlorococcus sp. MIT 1307 and encodes:
- a CDS encoding DUF2811 domain-containing protein, which codes for MGNSGESANDSKSVSFLSEVPAPLQAAMTTFIERHPNWDQYRLIQAALAGFLVQNGVESRQVTRLYLDNMFCCKSFEKDLRG
- a CDS encoding gamma-glutamyltransferase family protein — translated: MRLLTVLMTTMRVIAPLVTLVVPISSQVNWDAPESLATSGKTVSTASGQAVVVTANPLASDAALRTLEKGGTAMDAVITAQTVLAVVEPQSSGLGGGSFLLYWDNKEKLLYALDGRETASAQATEITWLDLDGKPVSWLTASQSLSSIGVPGTTALLWEGHQRFGRLPWKTDLSASIRLAYEGFLPSPRFLRSISLAKRIGIKHAENFQSLYFPDGSPPSATSLFRNKNLGLTLNQLAAGGLDEFYRGGIAKRLIADLDKYQNRDKPLQTITARDLENYRVYERKPLCRLYRSWKICTIPPPSGGGIAVLQALGIYESLTEPNGLDGPASYWHFLAESLRFADADRSHWIGDPIDWPVPLEGLLEDNYLQKRANKIKLNKATAFPLPGRPKGGELLDLASQPRTAGGGTTHLVVVDRDGNVASYTASVETVFGSRHISGGMVLNNQLTDFSFLSNVSGKPIANRIGPNKRPMSSMSPMIVFQNNRPVMALGSPGGWLIPHYVTHALIRSLDFALSPKDVVRSRHLSVKPNQTLLERNSESSTPDSMAAHVLKSFGHQIKYSRFSSGLALIHWKEGTWYGAADPRREGKAVSLP